One Ascaphus truei isolate aAscTru1 chromosome 9, aAscTru1.hap1, whole genome shotgun sequence genomic region harbors:
- the OIP5 gene encoding protein Mis18-beta, giving the protein MQREQAALGDQRSSAALACVGLRPEGCLVFMCQDCHTVLGDSLGVCGEDERLGVVACLRVTEDVAVVESMLYAVNGVLKGCAYHPLHCRSCGITVGFNLYTAHKMYAALRGLFCLFKENVSCYLLKSKTVVPAHRLSFDLPSLQGRVEQLQARLVEMHARVEFLSLKLGQLPEVREKPGHEL; this is encoded by the exons ATGCAGCGCGAGCAGGCGGCGCTGGGAGATCAGAGAAGCAGCGCCGCCTTGGCGTGCGTGGGGCTCCGGCCTGAGGGTTGCTTGGTGTTCATGTGTCAGGACTGTCACACGGTGCTGGGGGACTCGCTGGGTGTGTGCGGGGAAGACGAGAGGCTCGGGGTGGTCGCCTGTCTGC GTGTCACAGAAGACGTGGCCGTGGTAGAGTCTATGCTGTATGCGGTGAATGGTGTCCTGAAAGGGTG TGCCTACCACCCTTTGCACTGCCGCTCCTGTGGGATCACCGTTGGTTTCAACCTCTACACTGCGCACAAGATGTACGCTGCTCTCCGAGGCTTGTTCTGCCTCTTCAAAGAAAATGTTTCCTG CTATCTTTTAAAATCAAAAACGGTGGTTCCGGCGCACAGACTGAGTTTTGACCTTCCAAGCCTTCAAGGACGTGTTGAACAA CTGCAAGCGCGTCTGGTGGAGATGCATGCTCGGGTGGAGTTCTTATCCCTCAAGTTGGGGCAATTGCCAGAAGTCAGAGAGAAGCCAGGACATGAGCTGTAA